In Mercenaria mercenaria strain notata chromosome 14, MADL_Memer_1, whole genome shotgun sequence, the following are encoded in one genomic region:
- the LOC123527632 gene encoding octopamine receptor Oamb-like codes for MMEDPDTIVVMVLLSIFSICGTIGNSLVLYIYSHKKEKSTAGIFIMSLAGTDLFTCLFLMPFSEAVVYLEYRLQYDVACKIYMFFITCNIPFAAFIMVAIATDRYFCICHPFLHVLNIKRAKIIVLCLLAAASSFGIVTSLMHGVYRYQDPNVPPTNNLSNIEKTNFQITNTFGGLGGNISSVLQNGEFKNDTSENRTNSIVQLCAQNLTCVNASTSSADNMMEANMDLDGVCMPNSIIIGTKYVDLYQKMYAGTYLLSFFAVVVLYGLIYKSIHEHRAKRSKRKRSSLYPAGVEFSTVETQFTAVTHVNPHKRGSSENGTSDQAPEVQPMRPKARQNSKALSIKEKTLIANIRTAVMLFVVTIVFLVAFLPAWLMSLQLMDYNQIVFYMYFMYHTANPFIYAFMNKSFRDDLGKVLKCQSMPMVR; via the exons ATGATGGAGGATCCCGACACCATTGTCGTTATGGTTTTGTTGTCTATCTTTTCCATATGCGGAACAATTGGAAACAGTCTTGTTTTATACATCTACtcacataaaaaagaaaaatcaacagCCGGTATATTCATCATGAGCCTTGCAGGCACAGACCTTTTCACGTGTCTGTTCCTCATGCCGTTCTCCGAGGCTGTGGTGTACCTCGAGTACAGGCTGCAATATGATGTTGCTTGCAAGATTTATATGTTCTTTATCACCTGCAACATACCATTTGCTGCTTTTATaatggttgccatagcaacagaTAGATATTTTTGTATCTGTCATCCATTCCTTCATGTACTTAATATAAAACGAGCGAAGATTATCGTTTTGTGTCTTTTAGCAGCTGCCTCCTCCTTTGGAATTGTGACGTCACTGATGCATGGTGTGTACAGATATCAAGATCCAAACGTACCACCAACGAACAATCTTTCTAACattgaaaaaacaaattttcaaataactaacACATTTGGAGGCCTTGGAGGAAATATTTCAAGCGTGCTGCAAAATGGAGAATTCAAAAACGATACAAGTGAAAATAGAACGAACAGTATTGTTCAACTTTGTGCTCAAAACTTGACCTGTGTAAACGCAAGTACATCATCAGCTGACAACATGATGGAAGCCAACATGGATTTGGACGGTGTCTGTATGCCGAATTCTATTATTATTGGTACAAAGTATGTAGATTTGTATCAGAAGATGTATGCAGGGACATACCTATTGTCCTTCTTCGCCGTGGTTGTGTTGTATGGGCTTATTTACAAGTCAATACACGAACATAGGGCGAAACGGAGCAAACGGAAGCGTTCGAGTCTCTACCCAGCTGGT gtTGAGTTTTCAACGGTAGAAACGCAGTTTACGGCAGTTACACACGTAAATCCACACAAAAGAGGATCGTCCGAGAATGGCACTTCAGATCAAGCCCCGGAGGTTCAGCCTATGCGCCCAAAGGCCAGGCAAAACAGTAAGGCTCTGTCGATTAAAGAAAAGACTCTGATCGCAAATATTCGGACGGCTGTAATGCTTTTTGTAGTAACAATAGTGTTTCTTGTTGCGTTTCTGCCAGCTTGGCTGATGTCACTCCAGCTTATGGATTACAACCAGATTGTATTCTACATGTACTTTATGTACCACACAGCGAATCCGTTCATTTATGCTTTCATGAACAAATCCTTCAGGGATGACTTAGGAAAAGTTCTGAAATGTCAAAGTATGCCAATGGTTAGATAA